The sequence GCGTTCTCTACACCCAGTCGGCGACCCATGGCGTGGAGGGCTTCTGCGGCTCCGGCTGCCAGGTCGGCTGGCTTCGCTCCGGTGCCGCCGCCAGCCTGCCCGAGGATGTGGCCGTGGCGATGGTGCACGCGATCAACCCCTATGGCTTCGCCTGGCTCCGCCGCGTGACCGAGGACAACGTCGACCTCAATCGCAATTGCATCGACCACAATGGCGAGCGGCCGCAGAATCCCGACTATGCGCCGTTGCATGCTCACCTCGTGCCGGAGAGCTGGAGTGCCGAGACTCTGGCCAAGGCCGATGCAGCCCTGGTGGCCTACCGCGAGACGCATGGGGCCGCGCAGTTCCAGATCGCCGTCTCCTCGGGCCAATACGATCACGCCGACGGGCTCTTCTTCGGCGGGGTGGCGCCCACCTGGTCGAATCTGACCATGCGCCAGATCGTGGGCGAGCATCTGGGCAAGGCGCGCCACGTCGCCTCGGTCGATTTCCACACCGGGCTCGGTCCTTATGCCTATGGCGAGCCGATCGCGCCTTACCTGCCGGACTCACGGGAGTACAAAGAGGCGGTCGGCTGGTATGGCGACTCGGTCGCCTCGCCGTTTGCCGGCAACTCCACCTCGGTGCATGGCGTGCGCATGAAGGGCAGCATCCACGATGCCATCCGCGATTCCGCACCCCAGGCCCGGCACCTGCATATCGCCATCGAATACGGCACCATGCCGTCCGACTACGTCATGCGCTCGCTCCGGGCCGACAACTGGCTGCATCTCCGCGGCGATCCCCAGAGCCAGCAAGGCCGCGAGATCAAGGCGATGATCAGGAACGCCTTCTACCGCGACGAGGA is a genomic window of Pseudomonadota bacterium containing:
- a CDS encoding DUF2817 domain-containing protein, which gives rise to MTAVGDFARDYAEARQMFRASAKAVGARLKTYKNPNVAGPKGEELTTDVALLGKPDAGRVLYTQSATHGVEGFCGSGCQVGWLRSGAAASLPEDVAVAMVHAINPYGFAWLRRVTEDNVDLNRNCIDHNGERPQNPDYAPLHAHLVPESWSAETLAKADAALVAYRETHGAAQFQIAVSSGQYDHADGLFFGGVAPTWSNLTMRQIVGEHLGKARHVASVDFHTGLGPYAYGEPIAPYLPDSREYKEAVGWYGDSVASPFAGNSTSVHGVRMKGSIHDAIRDSAPQARHLHIAIEYGTMPSDYVMRSLRADNWLHLRGDPQSQQGREIKAMIRNAFYRDEDDWKELVSLRAQLLMGRAIKGLQRAQ